The DNA sequence ATGATGACGTGGCTGGCGGCGGGGAGATCCGCGCACGACGGACTGTGTCAGATGATGGCGGTGATGTGGTCGCGTTGGCCGAGCAGTGCTTTGCCGTAGGTCTCCATCGACACCTGCGGCAGCATCACCGCATGGCGCGCGGCGACGTTCGAATCGCGCCAGATACGTTGCATGGCGTTGACATCGGCGAAACTCCCGGCGCCTGACGCATCGAGGAGCGTGTTGATGGCGCTGTTGATGCTGCGCAACGCGACAGCGGAATCCGCGCGCATTCTGGCCCTGGCGGTGAAATCGGGGTAGACGTTCTGCTCGGCGAAGCTCTGCACCTCAGCGGTCGCCCGATATGCGTGAAGGTGGGCGGTATCGATCTTCGTGGCAGCATCGGCGATGAGCAGTTGAAACGCCACCGATTCCGCTTGGCGTTCAATATTGGTGTAGGCCAACGTCTTGGTGGCCGCCTTGGTCACCGCGAGATCGAGCGCAGCGCGACCCAGGCCCAGCTGCGGCCCGACCAGCACGAGCACCAGCATCGGGCCAAACGCAGACCGGTAGAACGCAGAGTCGGGATGGTCGGCCATGTACGTACCCGACATCACCGGGAGCATAGAGACCAATCGATGGTCAGGCACGAATACGTCCTCGGCCACAATGGTGTTGCTACCCGAGGCGCGCATGCCGGCGACATACCAAGTGTCCTCAACCCGAACATCGGCGCGGGGGACCAGGATCATTGCCTGGTCTTCCTCGTCACCGTCGTCGTCGAGCACCCACACTCCACCGCCCATCCACTCGGCATGCAAGCTCGCGGATGCGTACGGCCACTGGCCGGTGACACGGTAACCACCCTCGACCCGGCGCGCGGTACCACCTGGCGAGACCACGCCGCACAGGATCCTGTCCGGTCCGTCAGCGTAGATCTCGTCGACCGCCTGGCGGGGATACAGACACGTAGACCATGACTGGATGTTCGATAGCGTTGTGACCCAAGATGTTCCGCCGTCGGCTTCGGCGATCAGCGCTGACAGTTCGAGCATGGAGGTGAGCCCGGCCTCGAGGCC is a window from the Williamsia sp. DF01-3 genome containing:
- a CDS encoding oxidoreductase, which codes for MTATQLPQITSAGDVLANVKELLPLIKQHSAANERDRRVNPLVIEALRDAGAFRLAAPRRHGGLEAGLTSMLELSALIAEADGGTSWVTTLSNIQSWSTCLYPRQAVDEIYADGPDRILCGVVSPGGTARRVEGGYRVTGQWPYASASLHAEWMGGGVWVLDDDGDEEDQAMILVPRADVRVEDTWYVAGMRASGSNTIVAEDVFVPDHRLVSMLPVMSGTYMADHPDSAFYRSAFGPMLVLVLVGPQLGLGRAALDLAVTKAATKTLAYTNIERQAESVAFQLLIADAATKIDTAHLHAYRATAEVQSFAEQNVYPDFTARARMRADSAVALRSINSAINTLLDASGAGSFADVNAMQRIWRDSNVAARHAVMLPQVSMETYGKALLGQRDHITAII